Proteins encoded in a region of the Sander lucioperca isolate FBNREF2018 chromosome 4, SLUC_FBN_1.2, whole genome shotgun sequence genome:
- the sh3d19 gene encoding SH3 domain-containing protein 19 isoform X1, with product MAEARLREEGEEGERRVRNRSHPTDHPERTKPDHLHLSQGPLSSIRAAIKRTRTNSQSDHTRERRRPEITIVSAEPLDRRNWLSGTSGVFPRPPQSGWSAGIQAVSQPPPSYDQVIQEKTQEEHIVKPTAAPRRATCTTTSATQTDPVRNDTSTPVPQCSAAPQSAVKRPAGKKPQKPPRPSLPKPVDREPVTKAVAPADEKVGTKTAGSTNTEDQSDSKPGVKQTNRADSPPTCSRSVTVHWDFPTKHLTATAETTRSSPDSEHGQRPVPLPRTKSRKQTITEVVKVQTLVELSEDCDSICSDPEVVSSNEYLKELLEAFSADNECEENGDIVDQSDEALQGEDAGDEMNPNHSQRNILARIQAFETQTSTEEGNAVQPAKSKPLIRKVTIKPPVAAKPSVALRPQLNHSVDNDYQNVSTTNIPPSPTTAPRPQPPKKPAELSLQGELKTLLNKTANLNRSRPSVLTRPNSIFEEDTPPVPPTPPEKTFKEPLKPNLNINNHNSVSVVRHEYAESSSSHIPSKPQHNVDSNGDLVACRITRRPTTIRVPSKTGSLSDPFQDSPPPLPAQRPIGSLNTSVKPRQAPSLSRQDSFQFAPEPSLPPRRQMSLPPRPPSGKISPGRPPPPSIQRTGRSQSVSLEASPKPQAQKPHRKGPVLPPRPNPGHRLYNQYTLQIPHGIAASNYNGSNTGELSFQKNEVLLLLEEIDNNTFECQVGEARGRVHKSRMMVINPLSSVSHISQPQGASPAGGAGSELKVQAIHDFNPEGPGELALRAGDVVTMVEQLDSEWYTGTCRGSTGFFPINYVKALSNSPKPLPERKARPPPATASGPRCVARFDFEAENSDELSFSEGDVIQLKALVGQDWARGQLGVSTGIFPLNFVDVIEDLPAPSSQQKRQSISIPMPGMATSPSTHPEVSKPAPVSQSDVEWVVAQYDYAGNSDDDLSFQQGDCILIRQHLDAEWSCGRLNGREGMFPRAFVESTKGQLSCDRLPIQAAAPAARGRALYNFTSDCEEELSLQVGDIITDLESVDDEWFLGDLRGKRAMVPKNYVKVLK from the exons ATGGCTGAAGCCCGGCTGCGTGAAGAGGGGGAAGAGGGTGAACGTCGCGTCCGGAACAGAAGCCACCCAACAG ATCATCCTGAAAGAACAAAGCCAGACCATTTACATTTAAG CCAAGGGCCTCTGTCTTCTATACGAGCTGCTATCAAACGAA CAAGAACAAACTCTCAGAGTGACCACACCAGAGAAAGAAG GCGACCAGAGATTACCATCGTCTCAGCAGAACCTCTGGACAGAAGGAACTGGTTGTCAGGAACCTCTGGGGTTTTCCCTCGTCCTCCTCAGTCGGGCTGGTCTGCAGGCATCCAGGCTGTTTCCCAG CCCCCACCATCCTATGACCAGGTGATTCAAGAGAAGACCCAGGAAGAGCACATTGTCAAGCCCACTGCAGCCCCCCGCCGGGCCACCTGCACCACCACAAGTGCCACGCAGACTGATCCTGTTCGGAACGACACCTCTACCCCGGTCCCACAGTGCAGTGCTGCTCCACAGTCAGCAGTGAAAAGACCTGCAG gtaaaaagccacaaaaaccaCCTAGGCCATCACTGCCGAAACCAGTTGACAGAGAACCAGTCACTAAAGCTGTTGCACCCGCTGACGAGAAGGTTGGAACAAAAACTGCAGGATCCACAAACACTGAGGACCAAAGTGACTCTAAGCCAGGTGTAAAGCAAACCAACCGAGCGGATTCCCCTCCCACCTGCAGCAGATCTGTCACTGTGCACTGGGATTTTCCTACAAAGCATCTCACTGCCACTGCTGAAACCACTCGCTCTTCCCCAGACTCGGAACACGGTCAACGCCCCGTTCCACTTCCTCGTACAAAATCCCGAAAGCAGACGATCACAGAAGTGGTCAAAGTTCAGACTTTGGTTGAGCTCAGTGAAGATTGTGACAGCATTTGCTCTGACCCAGAAGTGGTCTCCTCGAATGAGTATTTAAAGGAGTTATTGGAGGCCTTTAGTGCAGATAACGAGTGTGAGGAGAACGGCGACATTGTTGATCAATCAGACGAGGCTTTACAAGGTGAGGATGCTGGTGACGAGATGAACCCCAACCACAGTCAACGCAATATCCTGGCCCGGATCCAGGCCTTTGAGACCCAGACTAGCACCGAGGAGGGAAACGCGGTTCAACCAGCCAAATCAAAACCTCTAATTAGGAAGGTGACCATCAAACCTCCAGTTGCTGCTAAACCTTCTGTAGCTCTTAGACCTCAGTTAAACCACAGTGTAGATAATGACTATCAAAACGTATCAACCACAAACATCCCACCAAGCCCTACAACAGCCCCCAGACCTCAGCCCCCGAAGAAACCTGCTGAGCTATCTTTACAAGGGGAACTGAAGACGTTACTCAACAAGACGGCCAACCTGAACAGATCACGTCCTTCTGTATTGACCAGACCCAACAGCATCTTTGAAGAGGACACTCCACCAGTTCCCCCTACACCTCCAGAGAAGACTTTTAAGGAACCTCTGAAACCCAACCTTAATATaaacaaccacaactcagtctCCGTGGTCAGGCACGAGTATGCAGAGAGTTCATCCA GTCACATCCCGAGCAAGCCTCAGCATAATGTGGACAGCAATGGAGACCTTGTCGCCTGTAGAATAACACGGAGACCAACCACCATCAGGGTCCCCAGCAAAACTGGTTCAT TGTCAGATCCTTTTCAGGACAGTCCCCCTCCGCTCCCTGCTCAGAGACCCATAGGCTCCCTAAACACCTCGGTGAAGCCCAGACAGGCGCCCTCCCTCTCCCGCCAG GACTCTTTCCAGTTTGCGCCAGAGCCATCACTACCACCTCG GAGGCAGATGTCCCTTCCACCCCGCCCACCGTCAGGCAAAATAAGCCCAGGAAGACCTCCCCCACCTAGCATTCAGCGCACAGGTCGATCCCAGTCAGTATCGTTGGAAGCTTCACCTAAACCCCAGGCACAGAAGCCCCACAGGAAAGGACCGGTCTTACCTCCAAGGCCCAACCCAGGCCACCGTCTTTACAACCAGTACACT CTTCAAATTCCTCATGGGATTGCTGCCTCCAACTACAACGGGAGTAATACAGGAGAACTGTCATTTCAG AAAAATGAAGTGCTTCTGCTGCTAGAGGAGATTGACAACAATACGTTTGAGTGTCAAGTTGGAGAAGCCAGAGGCAGAGTCCACAAATCTCGCATGATGGTCATCAATCCTCTTTCCTCCGTCTCACACATCTCCCAGCCACAG GGTGCCAGTCCAGCTGGTGGAGCTGGTTCTGAGCTTAAGGTGCAGGCCATACATGACTTCAATCCAG AGGGTCCAGGAGAGCTGGCTCTGCGAGCAGGAGATGTTGTGACCATGGTGGAGCAGTTGGACAGTGAGTGGTACACAGGCACTTGTAGGGGATCTACTGGTTTCTTTCCCATCAATTATGTCAAAGCCCTG TCAAATTCACCCAAACCCCTCCCTGAACGGAAAGCGAGGCCACCACCTGCAACAGCCAG TGGTCCGAGATGTGTAGCGAGGTTCGACTTTGAGGCGGAGAACAGCGATGAGCTGTCGTTCTCTGAGGGGGATGTGATCCAGCTCAAGGCGTTAGTTGGACAGGACTGGGCTCGGGGACAGCTCGGCGTCTCGACTGGTATTTTCCCTCTTAACTTTGTAGATGTCATTGAAGATCTGCCTGCGCCCTCAAGTCAGCAGAAAAGACAGTCCATCAGCATACCAATGCCTG GCATGGCTACTTCTCCGAGTACACACCCTGAAGTTTCCAAACCTGCTCCG GTGTCGCAGTCCGATGTGGAGTGGGTGGTGGCTCAGTATGACTATGCGGGGAATTCAGACGATGACTTGTCGTTTCAACAGGGCGACTGTATCCTGATCAGACAGCATTTGGATGCTGAGTGGAGCTGCGGCCGGCTCAACGGCAGAGAGGGCATGTTCCCCAGGGCGTTTGTTGAGAGCACCAAAG GCCAGCTGTCGTGTGACAGGCTGCCGATTCaggctgctgctcctgctgctagagGCAGGGCTCTGTACAACTTCACGTCAGACTGTGAGGAGGAGCTCTCTCTGCAG GTTGGGGATATTATAACCGATCTGGAGTCTGTTGACGATGAATGGTTCCTTGGTGACTTGAGAGGGAAACGGGCCATGGTCCCTAAAAACTATGTGAAAGTGCTGAAATAA
- the sh3d19 gene encoding SH3 domain-containing protein 19 isoform X4, giving the protein MKLDHPERTKPDHLHLSQGPLSSIRAAIKRTRTNSQSDHTRERRRPEITIVSAEPLDRRNWLSGTSGVFPRPPQSGWSAGIQAVSQPPPSYDQVIQEKTQEEHIVKPTAAPRRATCTTTSATQTDPVRNDTSTPVPQCSAAPQSAVKRPAGKKPQKPPRPSLPKPVDREPVTKAVAPADEKVGTKTAGSTNTEDQSDSKPGVKQTNRADSPPTCSRSVTVHWDFPTKHLTATAETTRSSPDSEHGQRPVPLPRTKSRKQTITEVVKVQTLVELSEDCDSICSDPEVVSSNEYLKELLEAFSADNECEENGDIVDQSDEALQGEDAGDEMNPNHSQRNILARIQAFETQTSTEEGNAVQPAKSKPLIRKVTIKPPVAAKPSVALRPQLNHSVDNDYQNVSTTNIPPSPTTAPRPQPPKKPAELSLQGELKTLLNKTANLNRSRPSVLTRPNSIFEEDTPPVPPTPPEKTFKEPLKPNLNINNHNSVSVVRHEYAESSSSHIPSKPQHNVDSNGDLVACRITRRPTTIRVPSKTGSLSDPFQDSPPPLPAQRPIGSLNTSVKPRQAPSLSRQDSFQFAPEPSLPPRRQMSLPPRPPSGKISPGRPPPPSIQRTGRSQSVSLEASPKPQAQKPHRKGPVLPPRPNPGHRLYNQYTLQIPHGIAASNYNGSNTGELSFQKNEVLLLLEEIDNNTFECQVGEARGRVHKSRMMVINPLSSVSHISQPQGASPAGGAGSELKVQAIHDFNPEGPGELALRAGDVVTMVEQLDSEWYTGTCRGSTGFFPINYVKALSNSPKPLPERKARPPPATASGPRCVARFDFEAENSDELSFSEGDVIQLKALVGQDWARGQLGVSTGIFPLNFVDVIEDLPAPSSQQKRQSISIPMPGMATSPSTHPEVSKPAPVSQSDVEWVVAQYDYAGNSDDDLSFQQGDCILIRQHLDAEWSCGRLNGREGMFPRAFVESTKGQLSCDRLPIQAAAPAARGRALYNFTSDCEEELSLQVGDIITDLESVDDEWFLGDLRGKRAMVPKNYVKVLK; this is encoded by the exons atgaaattag ATCATCCTGAAAGAACAAAGCCAGACCATTTACATTTAAG CCAAGGGCCTCTGTCTTCTATACGAGCTGCTATCAAACGAA CAAGAACAAACTCTCAGAGTGACCACACCAGAGAAAGAAG GCGACCAGAGATTACCATCGTCTCAGCAGAACCTCTGGACAGAAGGAACTGGTTGTCAGGAACCTCTGGGGTTTTCCCTCGTCCTCCTCAGTCGGGCTGGTCTGCAGGCATCCAGGCTGTTTCCCAG CCCCCACCATCCTATGACCAGGTGATTCAAGAGAAGACCCAGGAAGAGCACATTGTCAAGCCCACTGCAGCCCCCCGCCGGGCCACCTGCACCACCACAAGTGCCACGCAGACTGATCCTGTTCGGAACGACACCTCTACCCCGGTCCCACAGTGCAGTGCTGCTCCACAGTCAGCAGTGAAAAGACCTGCAG gtaaaaagccacaaaaaccaCCTAGGCCATCACTGCCGAAACCAGTTGACAGAGAACCAGTCACTAAAGCTGTTGCACCCGCTGACGAGAAGGTTGGAACAAAAACTGCAGGATCCACAAACACTGAGGACCAAAGTGACTCTAAGCCAGGTGTAAAGCAAACCAACCGAGCGGATTCCCCTCCCACCTGCAGCAGATCTGTCACTGTGCACTGGGATTTTCCTACAAAGCATCTCACTGCCACTGCTGAAACCACTCGCTCTTCCCCAGACTCGGAACACGGTCAACGCCCCGTTCCACTTCCTCGTACAAAATCCCGAAAGCAGACGATCACAGAAGTGGTCAAAGTTCAGACTTTGGTTGAGCTCAGTGAAGATTGTGACAGCATTTGCTCTGACCCAGAAGTGGTCTCCTCGAATGAGTATTTAAAGGAGTTATTGGAGGCCTTTAGTGCAGATAACGAGTGTGAGGAGAACGGCGACATTGTTGATCAATCAGACGAGGCTTTACAAGGTGAGGATGCTGGTGACGAGATGAACCCCAACCACAGTCAACGCAATATCCTGGCCCGGATCCAGGCCTTTGAGACCCAGACTAGCACCGAGGAGGGAAACGCGGTTCAACCAGCCAAATCAAAACCTCTAATTAGGAAGGTGACCATCAAACCTCCAGTTGCTGCTAAACCTTCTGTAGCTCTTAGACCTCAGTTAAACCACAGTGTAGATAATGACTATCAAAACGTATCAACCACAAACATCCCACCAAGCCCTACAACAGCCCCCAGACCTCAGCCCCCGAAGAAACCTGCTGAGCTATCTTTACAAGGGGAACTGAAGACGTTACTCAACAAGACGGCCAACCTGAACAGATCACGTCCTTCTGTATTGACCAGACCCAACAGCATCTTTGAAGAGGACACTCCACCAGTTCCCCCTACACCTCCAGAGAAGACTTTTAAGGAACCTCTGAAACCCAACCTTAATATaaacaaccacaactcagtctCCGTGGTCAGGCACGAGTATGCAGAGAGTTCATCCA GTCACATCCCGAGCAAGCCTCAGCATAATGTGGACAGCAATGGAGACCTTGTCGCCTGTAGAATAACACGGAGACCAACCACCATCAGGGTCCCCAGCAAAACTGGTTCAT TGTCAGATCCTTTTCAGGACAGTCCCCCTCCGCTCCCTGCTCAGAGACCCATAGGCTCCCTAAACACCTCGGTGAAGCCCAGACAGGCGCCCTCCCTCTCCCGCCAG GACTCTTTCCAGTTTGCGCCAGAGCCATCACTACCACCTCG GAGGCAGATGTCCCTTCCACCCCGCCCACCGTCAGGCAAAATAAGCCCAGGAAGACCTCCCCCACCTAGCATTCAGCGCACAGGTCGATCCCAGTCAGTATCGTTGGAAGCTTCACCTAAACCCCAGGCACAGAAGCCCCACAGGAAAGGACCGGTCTTACCTCCAAGGCCCAACCCAGGCCACCGTCTTTACAACCAGTACACT CTTCAAATTCCTCATGGGATTGCTGCCTCCAACTACAACGGGAGTAATACAGGAGAACTGTCATTTCAG AAAAATGAAGTGCTTCTGCTGCTAGAGGAGATTGACAACAATACGTTTGAGTGTCAAGTTGGAGAAGCCAGAGGCAGAGTCCACAAATCTCGCATGATGGTCATCAATCCTCTTTCCTCCGTCTCACACATCTCCCAGCCACAG GGTGCCAGTCCAGCTGGTGGAGCTGGTTCTGAGCTTAAGGTGCAGGCCATACATGACTTCAATCCAG AGGGTCCAGGAGAGCTGGCTCTGCGAGCAGGAGATGTTGTGACCATGGTGGAGCAGTTGGACAGTGAGTGGTACACAGGCACTTGTAGGGGATCTACTGGTTTCTTTCCCATCAATTATGTCAAAGCCCTG TCAAATTCACCCAAACCCCTCCCTGAACGGAAAGCGAGGCCACCACCTGCAACAGCCAG TGGTCCGAGATGTGTAGCGAGGTTCGACTTTGAGGCGGAGAACAGCGATGAGCTGTCGTTCTCTGAGGGGGATGTGATCCAGCTCAAGGCGTTAGTTGGACAGGACTGGGCTCGGGGACAGCTCGGCGTCTCGACTGGTATTTTCCCTCTTAACTTTGTAGATGTCATTGAAGATCTGCCTGCGCCCTCAAGTCAGCAGAAAAGACAGTCCATCAGCATACCAATGCCTG GCATGGCTACTTCTCCGAGTACACACCCTGAAGTTTCCAAACCTGCTCCG GTGTCGCAGTCCGATGTGGAGTGGGTGGTGGCTCAGTATGACTATGCGGGGAATTCAGACGATGACTTGTCGTTTCAACAGGGCGACTGTATCCTGATCAGACAGCATTTGGATGCTGAGTGGAGCTGCGGCCGGCTCAACGGCAGAGAGGGCATGTTCCCCAGGGCGTTTGTTGAGAGCACCAAAG GCCAGCTGTCGTGTGACAGGCTGCCGATTCaggctgctgctcctgctgctagagGCAGGGCTCTGTACAACTTCACGTCAGACTGTGAGGAGGAGCTCTCTCTGCAG GTTGGGGATATTATAACCGATCTGGAGTCTGTTGACGATGAATGGTTCCTTGGTGACTTGAGAGGGAAACGGGCCATGGTCCCTAAAAACTATGTGAAAGTGCTGAAATAA
- the sh3d19 gene encoding SH3 domain-containing protein 19 isoform X3 → MAEARLREEGEEGERRVRNRSHPTDHPERTKPDHLHLSQGPLSSIRAAIKRTRTNSQSDHTRERRRPEITIVSAEPLDRRNWLSGTSGVFPRPPQSGWSAGIQAVSQVIQEKTQEEHIVKPTAAPRRATCTTTSATQTDPVRNDTSTPVPQCSAAPQSAVKRPAGKKPQKPPRPSLPKPVDREPVTKAVAPADEKVGTKTAGSTNTEDQSDSKPGVKQTNRADSPPTCSRSVTVHWDFPTKHLTATAETTRSSPDSEHGQRPVPLPRTKSRKQTITEVVKVQTLVELSEDCDSICSDPEVVSSNEYLKELLEAFSADNECEENGDIVDQSDEALQGEDAGDEMNPNHSQRNILARIQAFETQTSTEEGNAVQPAKSKPLIRKVTIKPPVAAKPSVALRPQLNHSVDNDYQNVSTTNIPPSPTTAPRPQPPKKPAELSLQGELKTLLNKTANLNRSRPSVLTRPNSIFEEDTPPVPPTPPEKTFKEPLKPNLNINNHNSVSVVRHEYAESSSSHIPSKPQHNVDSNGDLVACRITRRPTTIRVPSKTGSLSDPFQDSPPPLPAQRPIGSLNTSVKPRQAPSLSRQDSFQFAPEPSLPPRRQMSLPPRPPSGKISPGRPPPPSIQRTGRSQSVSLEASPKPQAQKPHRKGPVLPPRPNPGHRLYNQYTLQIPHGIAASNYNGSNTGELSFQKNEVLLLLEEIDNNTFECQVGEARGRVHKSRMMVINPLSSVSHISQPQGASPAGGAGSELKVQAIHDFNPEGPGELALRAGDVVTMVEQLDSEWYTGTCRGSTGFFPINYVKALSNSPKPLPERKARPPPATASGPRCVARFDFEAENSDELSFSEGDVIQLKALVGQDWARGQLGVSTGIFPLNFVDVIEDLPAPSSQQKRQSISIPMPGMATSPSTHPEVSKPAPVSQSDVEWVVAQYDYAGNSDDDLSFQQGDCILIRQHLDAEWSCGRLNGREGMFPRAFVESTKGQLSCDRLPIQAAAPAARGRALYNFTSDCEEELSLQVGDIITDLESVDDEWFLGDLRGKRAMVPKNYVKVLK, encoded by the exons ATGGCTGAAGCCCGGCTGCGTGAAGAGGGGGAAGAGGGTGAACGTCGCGTCCGGAACAGAAGCCACCCAACAG ATCATCCTGAAAGAACAAAGCCAGACCATTTACATTTAAG CCAAGGGCCTCTGTCTTCTATACGAGCTGCTATCAAACGAA CAAGAACAAACTCTCAGAGTGACCACACCAGAGAAAGAAG GCGACCAGAGATTACCATCGTCTCAGCAGAACCTCTGGACAGAAGGAACTGGTTGTCAGGAACCTCTGGGGTTTTCCCTCGTCCTCCTCAGTCGGGCTGGTCTGCAGGCATCCAGGCTGTTTCCCAG GTGATTCAAGAGAAGACCCAGGAAGAGCACATTGTCAAGCCCACTGCAGCCCCCCGCCGGGCCACCTGCACCACCACAAGTGCCACGCAGACTGATCCTGTTCGGAACGACACCTCTACCCCGGTCCCACAGTGCAGTGCTGCTCCACAGTCAGCAGTGAAAAGACCTGCAG gtaaaaagccacaaaaaccaCCTAGGCCATCACTGCCGAAACCAGTTGACAGAGAACCAGTCACTAAAGCTGTTGCACCCGCTGACGAGAAGGTTGGAACAAAAACTGCAGGATCCACAAACACTGAGGACCAAAGTGACTCTAAGCCAGGTGTAAAGCAAACCAACCGAGCGGATTCCCCTCCCACCTGCAGCAGATCTGTCACTGTGCACTGGGATTTTCCTACAAAGCATCTCACTGCCACTGCTGAAACCACTCGCTCTTCCCCAGACTCGGAACACGGTCAACGCCCCGTTCCACTTCCTCGTACAAAATCCCGAAAGCAGACGATCACAGAAGTGGTCAAAGTTCAGACTTTGGTTGAGCTCAGTGAAGATTGTGACAGCATTTGCTCTGACCCAGAAGTGGTCTCCTCGAATGAGTATTTAAAGGAGTTATTGGAGGCCTTTAGTGCAGATAACGAGTGTGAGGAGAACGGCGACATTGTTGATCAATCAGACGAGGCTTTACAAGGTGAGGATGCTGGTGACGAGATGAACCCCAACCACAGTCAACGCAATATCCTGGCCCGGATCCAGGCCTTTGAGACCCAGACTAGCACCGAGGAGGGAAACGCGGTTCAACCAGCCAAATCAAAACCTCTAATTAGGAAGGTGACCATCAAACCTCCAGTTGCTGCTAAACCTTCTGTAGCTCTTAGACCTCAGTTAAACCACAGTGTAGATAATGACTATCAAAACGTATCAACCACAAACATCCCACCAAGCCCTACAACAGCCCCCAGACCTCAGCCCCCGAAGAAACCTGCTGAGCTATCTTTACAAGGGGAACTGAAGACGTTACTCAACAAGACGGCCAACCTGAACAGATCACGTCCTTCTGTATTGACCAGACCCAACAGCATCTTTGAAGAGGACACTCCACCAGTTCCCCCTACACCTCCAGAGAAGACTTTTAAGGAACCTCTGAAACCCAACCTTAATATaaacaaccacaactcagtctCCGTGGTCAGGCACGAGTATGCAGAGAGTTCATCCA GTCACATCCCGAGCAAGCCTCAGCATAATGTGGACAGCAATGGAGACCTTGTCGCCTGTAGAATAACACGGAGACCAACCACCATCAGGGTCCCCAGCAAAACTGGTTCAT TGTCAGATCCTTTTCAGGACAGTCCCCCTCCGCTCCCTGCTCAGAGACCCATAGGCTCCCTAAACACCTCGGTGAAGCCCAGACAGGCGCCCTCCCTCTCCCGCCAG GACTCTTTCCAGTTTGCGCCAGAGCCATCACTACCACCTCG GAGGCAGATGTCCCTTCCACCCCGCCCACCGTCAGGCAAAATAAGCCCAGGAAGACCTCCCCCACCTAGCATTCAGCGCACAGGTCGATCCCAGTCAGTATCGTTGGAAGCTTCACCTAAACCCCAGGCACAGAAGCCCCACAGGAAAGGACCGGTCTTACCTCCAAGGCCCAACCCAGGCCACCGTCTTTACAACCAGTACACT CTTCAAATTCCTCATGGGATTGCTGCCTCCAACTACAACGGGAGTAATACAGGAGAACTGTCATTTCAG AAAAATGAAGTGCTTCTGCTGCTAGAGGAGATTGACAACAATACGTTTGAGTGTCAAGTTGGAGAAGCCAGAGGCAGAGTCCACAAATCTCGCATGATGGTCATCAATCCTCTTTCCTCCGTCTCACACATCTCCCAGCCACAG GGTGCCAGTCCAGCTGGTGGAGCTGGTTCTGAGCTTAAGGTGCAGGCCATACATGACTTCAATCCAG AGGGTCCAGGAGAGCTGGCTCTGCGAGCAGGAGATGTTGTGACCATGGTGGAGCAGTTGGACAGTGAGTGGTACACAGGCACTTGTAGGGGATCTACTGGTTTCTTTCCCATCAATTATGTCAAAGCCCTG TCAAATTCACCCAAACCCCTCCCTGAACGGAAAGCGAGGCCACCACCTGCAACAGCCAG TGGTCCGAGATGTGTAGCGAGGTTCGACTTTGAGGCGGAGAACAGCGATGAGCTGTCGTTCTCTGAGGGGGATGTGATCCAGCTCAAGGCGTTAGTTGGACAGGACTGGGCTCGGGGACAGCTCGGCGTCTCGACTGGTATTTTCCCTCTTAACTTTGTAGATGTCATTGAAGATCTGCCTGCGCCCTCAAGTCAGCAGAAAAGACAGTCCATCAGCATACCAATGCCTG GCATGGCTACTTCTCCGAGTACACACCCTGAAGTTTCCAAACCTGCTCCG GTGTCGCAGTCCGATGTGGAGTGGGTGGTGGCTCAGTATGACTATGCGGGGAATTCAGACGATGACTTGTCGTTTCAACAGGGCGACTGTATCCTGATCAGACAGCATTTGGATGCTGAGTGGAGCTGCGGCCGGCTCAACGGCAGAGAGGGCATGTTCCCCAGGGCGTTTGTTGAGAGCACCAAAG GCCAGCTGTCGTGTGACAGGCTGCCGATTCaggctgctgctcctgctgctagagGCAGGGCTCTGTACAACTTCACGTCAGACTGTGAGGAGGAGCTCTCTCTGCAG GTTGGGGATATTATAACCGATCTGGAGTCTGTTGACGATGAATGGTTCCTTGGTGACTTGAGAGGGAAACGGGCCATGGTCCCTAAAAACTATGTGAAAGTGCTGAAATAA